The following are from one region of the Arcobacter defluvii genome:
- a CDS encoding 5-methylcytosine restriction system specificity protein McrC, with the protein MIQTVDNYQKIEIDTNRYYFRFEGNKTQINNDKKVIGEKLEINLNDYQTKSLIFSFFKDEEKIISKNEDDLIISIKKDGDNYLAQTGNYVGKFVWQGLEIDIKSRFSNTFLERMLNFANDIFLDDVSITGNKVDKDFDISKYIIYYMFVQNLEKAFLLGLPKSYRSIEHHEMKLKGKIDINKFIKYDIPFQGKISSVSREQKEIQEIIDVLYKAVKIIDNKNKAFLKNILHIKTHLKQYKSNNYVSNETINKALKSKALQNPIFAPYKKVLEYARFIINGNNIEEKNDGKQETFGFIINVAELFEIYITKLLQKEFSDWYVESPKIELYDTPQMFYQRKIIPDIVMIKDKDVIVFDTKYKRMNMIGKNKNGAGDVDRNDFFQINTYMSYYQNKNFNVKIGGLLYPIEKSFIENKNICHSQTWFGNLNTKFIVDGIDLSNLEEAKDNENKFAPILKREQKFIKGIKNLLN; encoded by the coding sequence ATGATACAAACAGTTGATAATTATCAAAAAATAGAAATAGATACTAATAGATATTATTTTAGATTTGAAGGTAATAAAACTCAAATTAATAATGATAAAAAAGTTATTGGTGAAAAACTTGAAATAAATCTAAATGATTATCAAACCAAATCACTAATCTTTTCATTTTTCAAAGATGAAGAGAAAATAATATCTAAAAATGAAGATGATTTAATCATCTCTATCAAAAAAGATGGGGATAACTACCTTGCTCAAACTGGAAATTATGTAGGAAAGTTTGTTTGGCAAGGTTTAGAAATTGATATAAAATCAAGATTTTCAAATACTTTTTTAGAGAGAATGTTAAATTTTGCAAATGATATTTTTCTTGATGATGTAAGTATTACAGGTAATAAAGTAGATAAAGATTTTGATATTTCGAAATATATAATTTATTACATGTTTGTTCAAAATCTTGAAAAGGCTTTTTTACTTGGACTCCCAAAGTCATATAGAAGTATAGAACATCATGAGATGAAATTAAAAGGGAAAATTGATATTAATAAATTTATTAAATATGATATTCCATTTCAAGGTAAAATTTCAAGTGTAAGTAGAGAACAAAAAGAGATTCAAGAAATCATAGATGTATTATATAAAGCTGTAAAAATTATAGATAATAAAAATAAAGCTTTTTTAAAAAATATTTTACATATAAAAACTCATCTAAAACAATATAAAAGTAATAACTATGTTTCAAATGAAACCATAAATAAAGCATTAAAATCAAAAGCTTTACAAAATCCAATTTTTGCACCATATAAAAAAGTGCTTGAATATGCAAGATTTATTATAAATGGAAATAATATAGAAGAAAAAAATGATGGAAAACAAGAAACTTTCGGATTTATTATCAATGTAGCAGAGCTATTTGAAATTTATATCACTAAACTTCTTCAAAAAGAGTTTAGTGATTGGTATGTTGAAAGTCCTAAAATAGAGCTATATGATACACCACAAATGTTTTATCAAAGAAAAATTATTCCTGACATTGTGATGATAAAAGATAAAGATGTGATAGTTTTTGATACAAAATATAAAAGAATGAATATGATAGGTAAAAATAAAAATGGAGCTGGAGATGTTGATAGAAATGATTTTTTCCAAATCAATACCTATATGAGTTATTATCAAAATAAAAATTTTAATGTAAAAATTGGTGGACTTTTATATCCAATAGAAAAATCATTTATAGAAAATAAAAATATTTGTCATAGTCAAACTTGGTTTGGAAATTTAAATACAAAATTCATAGTTGATGGTATTGATTTATCAAATTTAGAAGAAGCAAAAGATAATGAAAATAAATTCGCTCCAATATTAAAAAGAGAGCAGAAATTTATTAAAGGGATTAAAAATTTATTAAATTAG
- a CDS encoding agmatine deiminase family protein → MKKTIRLSKIFFDNYPKESENLVNILNKHNISYEILENTKDIWTRDFMPICLDDGTLVSYIYEPNYLQNNKYKDIKTKIIYEKNHMNLIIDGGNFVRYKNKAIMTDKIFKENPSKTKAEIIEIIKSKCDLKDLIIIPKQPYDTFGHSDSMVQWINENSVLINDFSLESKTFNDKLLKTLQKHHLNIQAMKYTNSFFTKNRNWGAYLNFVKIENVLIVPIYGIKEDILALEQLQNIYKNCIIEPIKFNSIIKEGGALHCVSSEKIGI, encoded by the coding sequence ATGAAAAAAACAATTCGTTTATCAAAGATATTTTTTGATAATTATCCAAAAGAATCAGAAAATTTAGTAAATATTTTAAATAAACATAATATTTCTTATGAAATTTTAGAAAATACTAAAGATATTTGGACAAGGGATTTTATGCCTATATGTTTAGATGATGGAACATTAGTATCCTATATTTATGAACCTAATTATTTACAAAACAATAAATATAAAGATATTAAAACCAAAATCATTTATGAGAAAAATCACATGAATTTAATTATAGATGGTGGAAATTTTGTGAGATATAAAAACAAAGCTATAATGACAGATAAAATTTTCAAAGAAAATCCATCAAAAACAAAAGCTGAAATAATAGAAATTATCAAATCAAAATGTGATTTAAAAGATTTAATCATTATTCCAAAACAACCATATGATACATTTGGGCATAGCGATAGTATGGTGCAATGGATTAATGAAAATAGCGTTTTAATAAATGATTTTTCTCTTGAATCAAAAACTTTTAATGACAAATTATTAAAAACTTTACAAAAACACCATCTAAATATCCAAGCTATGAAATATACCAATAGCTTTTTTACAAAAAATAGAAATTGGGGAGCTTACTTAAATTTTGTAAAAATAGAAAATGTTTTAATAGTGCCTATTTATGGTATAAAAGAAGATATTTTAGCTTTAGAGCAACTTCAGAATATTTATAAAAATTGTATTATTGAACCTATAAAATTTAATTCTATAATAAAAGAAGGTGGTGCTTTGCATTGCGTTTCTAGTGAAAAAATTGGAATTTGA
- a CDS encoding cyclic-phosphate processing receiver domain-containing protein: MRMFLDDIREPKNNYDVIVRNYDEAINFVKQKGIPSFISFDHDLGCDEKGNVLKSGYDFAKWLVDMDIENIYKFPNDFSFEVHSANPIGRNNINSILNNYLLFKVKYK; encoded by the coding sequence ATGAGAATGTTCTTAGATGATATTCGAGAACCTAAAAATAATTATGATGTAATAGTTAGAAATTATGATGAAGCAATAAACTTTGTAAAACAAAAAGGTATTCCATCTTTTATATCATTTGACCATGATTTAGGTTGTGATGAAAAAGGAAATGTACTAAAAAGTGGTTATGATTTTGCAAAATGGTTAGTTGATATGGATATTGAAAATATTTATAAATTTCCAAATGATTTTTCATTTGAAGTGCATAGTGCAAATCCAATAGGAAGAAATAATATAAATTCAATTTTGAATAATTATCTACTTTTTAAAGTAAAATATAAATAA
- a CDS encoding SIR2 family NAD-dependent protein deacylase: MAKVIILSGAGISAESGISTFRDDNGLWENHKIEDVCTNGCLITNREQTIKFYDMLRVGLEDKEPNYAHKIVSNLKNKYPNDIAVITQNVDDLFEKAGCTDVLHLHGFLKELRCEKCNTIVNIEYEKQFKDHDNCPKCNNLLRPNIVFFGDSAPKYKDMYEEFETCEVFVVIGTSGAVIYTDMFLNPQIKLSILNNLQESPYINDTVYSKVLYKKASEAIDEIASDIEKYLLN; the protein is encoded by the coding sequence ATGGCAAAAGTAATAATATTAAGTGGAGCAGGAATTAGTGCAGAATCAGGTATTTCAACATTTAGAGATGATAATGGACTTTGGGAAAATCATAAAATAGAAGATGTTTGTACAAATGGCTGTTTAATTACAAATAGAGAACAAACTATTAAATTTTATGATATGTTAAGAGTAGGACTTGAAGATAAAGAACCAAATTATGCCCATAAAATTGTTAGTAATTTAAAAAATAAATACCCAAATGATATTGCAGTTATTACTCAAAATGTTGATGATTTATTTGAAAAAGCTGGATGTACTGATGTACTACATTTACATGGATTTTTAAAAGAACTTAGATGTGAAAAATGTAATACGATAGTTAATATAGAGTATGAAAAACAATTCAAAGATCATGATAACTGTCCCAAATGTAATAACTTACTAAGACCAAATATTGTTTTTTTTGGAGATTCTGCTCCAAAATATAAAGATATGTATGAAGAATTTGAAACTTGTGAAGTATTTGTAGTAATTGGAACAAGTGGTGCAGTTATTTATACAGATATGTTTTTAAATCCACAAATTAAACTCTCTATTTTAAATAATTTACAAGAAAGTCCATATATAAATGATACTGTTTATTCAAAAGTTTTATATAAAAAAGCTAGTGAAGCAATTGATGAAATTGCTAGTGACATTGAAAAGTATCTTTTAAATTAG
- a CDS encoding ATP-binding protein, producing MQSLYSKLLILKDDEDFFKNSKRNSVIKQLQKELNLTLEESTIFSIIMSYQLNSNYASEFSKIKDDFKLENEAYLKYLHTAYKLEKKGLITLAEKRRRRTSKINPEFNIDDMIFNKLILGFDYLDEVDFSDIYSVANVIEDLLDKKNENKLSEYRFYDEVQRVFDKVDKNQEFVKIINKYTTHEQLIICHLICRYIDGNNYDGASDFAETFFDNLSERARFLESLLKEELEIFQDKLVQLEVRSNFFDSSSNIELTPKAIALLLQSKDKTKKQEFKAQFTKHIKFNTLKKEIFLDERIAKDINQLKNVCSAKNFNKIIKDLKKANLPSGIVSIFYGFPGTGKTASVYEIAKLTKRDVLQVDISSIQSKWVGESEKNTKAIFDEYKRACEILKSKPILLFNEADALISKRLDVTDTVGQMNNTMQNILLEELENFDGIFMATTNLIDNMDDAFSRRFLNKIKFDRPTAKTRTYIWKSKLPELEDKIYEKLSIYDLSGGQIENVSRKYLINKILNQKEFDYKEILEYIEEELEFKKSDENGGTKMGFLS from the coding sequence ATGCAAAGCCTTTACTCAAAATTACTAATTTTAAAAGATGATGAAGATTTTTTCAAAAATAGTAAAAGAAATAGTGTTATTAAACAATTACAAAAAGAGTTGAATTTAACTCTTGAAGAATCAACTATTTTCTCAATTATTATGTCATATCAATTAAACTCAAATTATGCATCAGAGTTCTCAAAAATAAAAGATGATTTTAAATTAGAGAATGAGGCTTATTTAAAATATTTACATACAGCTTATAAACTTGAGAAAAAAGGTTTAATAACATTAGCAGAAAAAAGAAGAAGACGAACTTCAAAAATTAATCCTGAGTTTAATATCGATGATATGATTTTTAATAAATTAATCCTTGGATTTGATTATTTAGATGAAGTTGATTTTAGTGATATTTACTCTGTTGCAAATGTAATTGAAGATTTACTTGATAAAAAGAATGAAAATAAACTATCTGAATATAGATTTTATGATGAAGTTCAAAGAGTATTTGATAAGGTAGATAAAAACCAAGAGTTTGTTAAAATTATTAATAAATACACTACACATGAACAATTAATAATCTGTCATTTGATTTGTAGATATATTGATGGTAATAATTATGATGGAGCAAGTGATTTTGCAGAAACTTTTTTTGATAATCTTTCAGAAAGAGCAAGATTCTTAGAATCACTTTTGAAAGAAGAATTAGAAATTTTTCAAGATAAATTAGTGCAACTTGAAGTTAGAAGTAATTTTTTTGATTCTTCATCTAATATTGAATTAACACCAAAGGCAATTGCACTTTTACTTCAATCAAAAGATAAAACAAAAAAACAAGAGTTTAAAGCACAGTTTACTAAACATATAAAATTTAACACTTTAAAAAAAGAGATATTTTTAGATGAAAGAATTGCAAAAGATATAAACCAATTAAAAAATGTATGTAGTGCTAAAAACTTTAATAAAATCATAAAAGATTTGAAAAAAGCAAATCTACCATCTGGAATTGTTTCTATTTTTTATGGATTTCCTGGAACTGGAAAAACAGCATCAGTTTATGAAATAGCAAAACTTACAAAAAGAGATGTTTTACAAGTTGATATTAGCTCAATCCAATCAAAATGGGTAGGAGAGAGTGAAAAAAATACTAAAGCAATATTTGATGAATATAAAAGAGCTTGTGAGATTTTAAAATCAAAACCAATACTGCTTTTTAATGAAGCAGATGCACTTATTTCAAAAAGATTAGATGTCACAGATACTGTTGGTCAAATGAATAATACTATGCAAAATATTTTACTTGAAGAGTTAGAAAACTTTGATGGTATTTTTATGGCTACAACAAACCTAATAGATAACATGGATGATGCATTTTCAAGAAGATTTTTAAATAAAATCAAATTTGATAGACCAACAGCAAAAACAAGAACATATATTTGGAAATCAAAATTGCCAGAACTTGAAGATAAAATCTATGAAAAACTATCAATTTATGATTTAAGTGGTGGTCAAATAGAGAATGTAAGTAGAAAATATCTAATAAATAAAATTCTAAATCAAAAAGAGTTTGATTATAAAGAGATTTTAGAATATATAGAAGAAGAATTAGAGTTTAAAAAAAGTGACGAAAATGGTGGAACTAAAATGGGGTTTTTATCTTGA
- a CDS encoding helix-turn-helix transcriptional regulator produces the protein MIQVVQKQNDNTKYNRINQIYEMLKNNTHGMTITELSKELDVSTKTIQRDLYEVLSTYGAIKEGRTWKIDPKLKEDNLASNEKMILGILDEMAKGAGKIFYSKAHSLLSQVTQQLEHPIFANINGEYLEEKSIALFEQIEKAIKQKVEIKFDYENYNFHVKPLKLAFFDGFWYLLALHIGEKEIFKKYHLKSIKNVQILEYTFEIPQIVEDRLRYANSVWFNLDEQFSVRLFIDKNVRKYFERKPLKGQTIIGVDKDGSIEIEIKITNEMEIIPLILYYIPYIKVIEPQWLADGVKEKVQGYLKEI, from the coding sequence ATGATTCAAGTTGTTCAAAAACAAAACGATAACACCAAATATAATAGAATAAATCAAATCTATGAAATGTTAAAAAATAATACTCATGGTATGACTATAACTGAATTATCAAAAGAATTAGATGTTAGTACAAAAACTATTCAAAGAGATTTATATGAGGTATTAAGTACATATGGAGCTATAAAAGAGGGAAGAACTTGGAAAATAGACCCAAAATTAAAAGAAGATAATCTAGCTTCTAATGAAAAAATGATTTTAGGAATCCTTGATGAAATGGCAAAAGGTGCAGGTAAAATATTTTACTCAAAAGCTCACTCTTTATTATCTCAAGTAACTCAACAACTAGAACATCCAATTTTTGCAAATATAAATGGTGAATATTTAGAAGAAAAAAGTATTGCTTTATTTGAACAAATAGAAAAAGCTATCAAACAAAAAGTTGAAATTAAATTTGATTATGAAAATTATAACTTTCATGTAAAACCTCTTAAATTAGCATTTTTTGATGGATTTTGGTATTTATTGGCTCTTCATATAGGGGAAAAAGAGATATTCAAAAAGTATCATTTAAAGAGTATTAAAAATGTACAAATTTTAGAATATACCTTTGAAATTCCCCAAATTGTAGAAGATAGATTAAGATATGCTAACTCTGTTTGGTTTAACCTTGATGAACAATTTAGTGTTAGATTATTTATAGATAAAAATGTTAGAAAATATTTTGAAAGAAAACCATTAAAAGGTCAAACAATAATAGGTGTTGATAAAGATGGTTCAATAGAAATAGAGATAAAAATCACAAATGAAATGGAAATAATTCCATTAATTCTTTATTATATTCCATATATAAAAGTAATAGAGCCTCAATGGTTGGCTGATGGTGTTAAGGAAAAAGTTCAAGGGTATTTGAAAGAGATATAA
- a CDS encoding ATP-binding protein yields MKFYNREKELAVLKKADNLKSQKSIMTMLIGRRRVGKTTLALQNYSNKKVLYFFVSKKNEQLLCEEFCNEIVDKLEVKIFGKLTKFEELFEYILELGKTQSFTLIIDEFQEFFRINESIYSSMQKLWDLNKDKTNIHLITCGSVYSLMKKIYEDNKEPLFGRSDFKIDLKPLKVSVLKEILKDYNSYSNENLLDFYLLTGGVAKYIELFILNNSFDLKSMIDTIIDPNSMFLEEGKNRLIEEFGKEYGTYFSILALISDSKTSKSEIESILERNISGHLARLENDYNIIKSIKPINAKPNSKVQKYEIVDNFLAFWFRFIFKYQSLIEAENFDRLKEIIYRDISTFKGKFLEKLFVELLKEKQTFTNIGSYWERNNQNEIDIVAIDNIDKKLLICEVKLNEKRLNYNDLVLKSQKLVQEYKAYEIEYRLLSVKDI; encoded by the coding sequence ATGAAATTTTACAATAGAGAAAAAGAGTTAGCAGTTCTAAAAAAAGCAGACAATTTGAAATCTCAAAAGTCAATAATGACAATGTTGATTGGTAGAAGAAGAGTTGGAAAAACAACTCTTGCTTTACAAAACTATTCAAATAAAAAGGTTTTATATTTTTTTGTTTCTAAAAAAAATGAACAACTACTTTGTGAAGAGTTCTGTAACGAAATAGTTGATAAGTTAGAAGTTAAGATTTTTGGAAAACTTACAAAATTTGAAGAGCTTTTTGAATATATTTTAGAGCTTGGAAAAACACAATCATTTACACTTATAATTGATGAATTTCAAGAGTTTTTTAGAATAAATGAATCAATTTATTCATCTATGCAAAAACTGTGGGATTTGAACAAAGATAAAACAAATATTCATCTCATAACTTGTGGTTCTGTTTATTCACTAATGAAAAAAATCTATGAAGATAATAAAGAACCATTATTTGGAAGAAGTGATTTTAAAATAGATTTAAAACCTTTAAAAGTTAGTGTATTAAAAGAGATTTTAAAAGATTACAACTCATATTCAAATGAAAATTTACTTGATTTTTATTTGCTAACAGGTGGTGTGGCAAAATATATTGAACTATTTATTTTAAATAATAGCTTTGATTTAAAATCAATGATAGATACTATAATTGACCCAAACTCTATGTTTTTAGAAGAGGGTAAAAATAGACTTATAGAAGAGTTTGGAAAAGAGTATGGAACATATTTTTCAATTTTAGCTTTGATTAGTGATTCTAAAACTTCAAAAAGTGAAATAGAATCTATTTTAGAACGAAATATTTCAGGACATTTAGCACGACTTGAAAATGACTATAACATCATAAAATCAATTAAACCAATAAATGCAAAACCAAACTCAAAAGTTCAAAAATATGAAATAGTAGATAATTTTTTAGCCTTTTGGTTTAGATTTATTTTTAAATACCAATCACTTATTGAAGCTGAAAACTTTGATAGATTAAAAGAGATTATATATAGAGATATTTCAACTTTTAAAGGAAAATTCCTTGAAAAGCTTTTTGTAGAACTTTTAAAAGAGAAACAAACTTTTACAAATATTGGTTCATATTGGGAAAGAAATAATCAAAATGAAATAGATATAGTTGCTATTGATAATATTGATAAAAAACTTTTGATTTGTGAAGTGAAATTAAATGAAAAACGCTTAAACTATAACGATTTAGTTTTGAAATCTCAAAAATTAGTTCAAGAATATAAAGCTTATGAGATTGAATATAGGCTTTTGTCTGTAAAAGATATTTGA
- a CDS encoding SIR2 family NAD-dependent protein deacylase, whose product MIEKLNEITQIINEAQAILITAGAGMGVDSGLPDFRGNEGFWNAYPIAKKLNLGFQDLANPIWFATNPPMAWAFYGHRYNLYKNTIPHDGFKMLLDLVKSKNDNYFIFTSNVDGQFQKAGFDENKIVECHGSISYFQCSEDCRKEIWEAHEEFDIDMEKFESITIPLCPNCGDISRPNILMFGDWKWNHKRTTSQEAKYNKWRKQNKSKKLLVIELGAGTAISTVRAESQNIAKYYNGKLIRINPREFDVDSSYGYSIALGALEGLKVII is encoded by the coding sequence ATGATAGAAAAACTAAATGAAATAACACAAATTATAAATGAAGCCCAAGCTATCTTAATAACAGCTGGTGCTGGAATGGGTGTTGATAGTGGCTTACCTGATTTTAGAGGAAATGAGGGATTTTGGAATGCTTATCCAATAGCTAAGAAATTAAATTTAGGTTTTCAAGATTTGGCAAATCCTATTTGGTTTGCTACAAATCCACCAATGGCTTGGGCTTTTTATGGTCATAGATATAATTTATATAAAAATACTATTCCTCATGATGGTTTTAAAATGCTTTTGGATTTAGTAAAATCAAAAAATGATAATTATTTTATATTTACTTCAAATGTAGATGGTCAGTTTCAAAAAGCTGGATTTGATGAAAATAAAATTGTTGAATGTCATGGGAGTATTTCATATTTTCAATGTAGTGAAGATTGTAGAAAAGAGATTTGGGAAGCACATGAAGAGTTTGATATTGATATGGAAAAATTTGAATCAATAACTATTCCTTTATGCCCTAACTGTGGTGATATCTCTAGACCAAATATTTTAATGTTTGGAGATTGGAAATGGAATCATAAAAGAACTACTTCTCAAGAAGCAAAATATAATAAATGGCGAAAACAAAACAAATCAAAGAAACTTTTAGTTATTGAACTTGGTGCTGGAACAGCAATTTCAACAGTTAGAGCTGAAAGTCAAAATATTGCTAAATATTATAATGGAAAACTGATAAGAATAAATCCAAGAGAGTTTGATGTGGATTCAAGTTATGGTTATTCTATTGCTTTGGGAGCTTTAGAAGGCTTAAAAGTTATTATTTAA
- a CDS encoding PD-(D/E)XK nuclease family protein has product MQINLIELEETLKQMNTFNLFKNNDTYFDILGYGHYENINSNILSYYFSSDKGHNLYKYFIESLFELLNIKENFFTFSKTIREYSTLNGGRLDILIETDGFIIGIENKIYHHVYNDLKDYENTISKIAKKGNKQAILCLLSLDKVSGFSIKNISHIELWNKIFEKIEFNKFILDKHIILLNEVKKNIEFITKGIQMEVEQIKFLQKNSENIKKLLILKDDFAKEQKNKCDKLKQEIDELFNDKIIIKTGFATVNNKGYFLNDYIVYVDIEIDNIIIAIDIVLDIYQKWKIFLFDRKEGKLNNRVKKILDDHDIKVKEEEKYDNCIRAKVLKTENIEDCIEFLEDFLRNFIN; this is encoded by the coding sequence ATGCAAATTAATTTAATTGAGTTAGAAGAAACTTTAAAACAGATGAATACTTTTAACTTATTTAAAAATAATGATACATATTTTGATATATTAGGATATGGACATTATGAAAATATTAACAGCAATATTTTATCTTATTATTTTTCTTCTGATAAAGGACATAATTTATATAAATATTTTATTGAATCACTTTTTGAGCTGTTAAATATAAAAGAAAACTTTTTTACTTTCTCGAAAACAATAAGAGAATATTCTACATTAAATGGTGGAAGATTAGATATTTTAATTGAAACAGATGGATTTATTATAGGTATAGAAAACAAAATTTATCATCATGTATATAATGATTTAAAAGATTATGAAAATACAATTTCAAAAATTGCAAAAAAAGGTAATAAACAAGCTATTTTATGTTTATTATCACTTGATAAAGTATCTGGATTTTCTATAAAAAATATTTCTCATATAGAATTATGGAATAAAATATTTGAAAAAATAGAATTCAATAAATTTATACTTGATAAACATATTATTTTACTTAATGAAGTAAAAAAAAATATAGAATTTATCACAAAAGGAATACAAATGGAAGTAGAACAAATTAAATTTTTACAAAAAAATTCAGAAAATATAAAAAAATTATTAATATTAAAAGATGATTTTGCAAAAGAACAAAAAAATAAATGTGATAAATTAAAACAAGAAATTGATGAATTATTTAATGATAAAATAATAATTAAAACAGGATTTGCAACTGTAAATAATAAAGGATACTTTTTAAATGATTATATAGTTTATGTAGATATTGAAATAGATAATATTATTATTGCAATAGATATCGTTTTAGATATTTATCAGAAATGGAAAATTTTTTTATTTGATAGAAAAGAGGGAAAATTAAACAATAGAGTAAAAAAAATTTTAGATGATCATGATATTAAAGTTAAAGAAGAAGAAAAATATGATAACTGTATTAGAGCAAAAGTTCTAAAAACTGAAAATATAGAAGATTGTATAGAATTTTTAGAAGATTTTTTAAGAAATTTCATAAATTAA
- a CDS encoding PD-(D/E)XK nuclease family protein gives MLDEKYINFFEKIRLFKEEQKKQKQRGLNDYNMVNVVRKENAEVGMHSNVIYSLIDPDGLHYQDDLFLQIFIKDVLEINDFGNILSVNAEESTNENRRVDFTIKSSNYYIGIEMKVDAGDLDNQISHYYDDLKEKASKDSNQEVIIYYLTKNGKDASIYSHNNQVKYKKISFEKHILNWIENCQKEVRNITNLNEAFENYKDIVKKITNKYEGRVMSLEKELLKKENFGLAKEISEAFQKAMLEYKEEQINLIINMVKEKGLEFKTCFPKDTSIEVLSEYIIKFLARDDHYLIQVFDKTGYGLDVDKLKKDIILKKLINIDNRFKGVYSKVYGQMTINYQDVNDEKLKDLFSKLINLKDEK, from the coding sequence TTGTTGGATGAAAAATATATAAATTTTTTTGAGAAAATTAGGCTTTTTAAAGAAGAGCAAAAAAAACAAAAACAGCGTGGTCTAAATGATTATAATATGGTAAATGTTGTAAGAAAAGAAAACGCTGAAGTTGGAATGCATTCAAATGTAATCTACTCATTAATTGACCCAGATGGATTGCATTATCAAGATGATTTATTTTTACAAATATTTATTAAAGATGTTTTAGAAATAAATGATTTTGGAAATATTTTAAGTGTTAATGCTGAAGAATCAACAAATGAGAATAGAAGAGTTGATTTTACTATAAAAAGTAGTAATTACTATATTGGAATAGAAATGAAAGTTGATGCTGGAGATTTGGATAATCAAATTTCTCACTATTATGATGATTTAAAAGAAAAAGCATCAAAAGATTCAAATCAAGAAGTTATAATATATTATCTTACAAAAAATGGAAAAGATGCTTCAATATATAGTCATAATAATCAAGTTAAATACAAAAAAATTTCTTTTGAAAAACATATTTTAAATTGGATAGAAAATTGCCAAAAAGAAGTTAGAAATATTACAAATCTAAATGAAGCTTTTGAAAATTATAAAGATATTGTAAAAAAAATCACAAATAAATATGAAGGAAGAGTAATGTCATTAGAAAAAGAATTATTGAAAAAAGAAAATTTTGGATTAGCTAAAGAAATTAGTGAAGCATTTCAAAAAGCAATGCTTGAATATAAGGAAGAACAAATAAATTTAATTATTAATATGGTAAAAGAAAAAGGATTAGAATTTAAAACATGTTTTCCTAAGGATACGTCAATAGAGGTATTATCTGAATATATAATCAAATTTTTAGCTAGAGATGATCATTATTTGATACAAGTTTTTGATAAAACTGGTTATGGATTAGATGTTGATAAATTAAAAAAAGATATTATTTTAAAAAAACTAATAAATATTGATAATAGGTTTAAAGGTGTATATTCAAAAGTATATGGTCAAATGACAATTAATTATCAAGATGTAAATGACGAAAAATTAAAGGATTTATTTTCAAAATTAATAAACTTAAAAGATGAAAAATAA